One genomic region from Quercus robur chromosome 4, dhQueRobu3.1, whole genome shotgun sequence encodes:
- the LOC126724270 gene encoding putative disease resistance protein RGA3, producing MAEAILFGLVQKMIENLGSQTFQEIGSLWGVKGELEKIKNTVSSIQAVLLDAAEKQSHDHQVKDWLQKLNDAVYDADDLLSEFSTEAMRRRAVSGNKVTKEVRTFFSKSNQLAFHGKMSSKIKAMRQKLNAIAEDRKNFRLEEYHVETNVVSRKREPTHSFVREEKVIGREDDRKAVIDLLLDSNVEENVSVIPIVGIGGLGKTTLAQYVYNDEKVKNYFELKMWVCVSDIFELKIIIEKIIASATGNAPGNLEMDQLQSQIREKIDRKKYLLVLDDVWNEDRGKWLNLINILMGGSKGSKIIITTRSKLVAKITHTVSPYILNGLSEEQSWSLFKQVAFSKGQVANNPTLVTIGREIVKICQGVPLAIMSIGNVLYCEETASEWLLVKDNLLANVIEGNEIYPILKLSYDNLPSHLKNCFVFCSLFPKDYEMDKDTVIQLWIAQGFIQSSNKNQQLEDVGDKYFKDLLWRSFFEEVIDSYGLLKYKMHDLIHDLAESIAGEECKLLDFHGKNINEKNRHVSCPFFIDLSFIETLKSSVKSDKIRTFLQTCEGYKFNALDESTLNTLILSFKRLRALDLHELKITRVPNSIGKLMHLKYLDLSFNEDIETLPDSITTLLNLQTLKLCSCEGLKELPKDIRELVSLRHLYNDGCDNLSHMPCGLGQMTSLQTLPLFIVSTSSHTGGLGELRKLNLQGTLEISHLERLEETKSESIVVNLREKQHLEKLILKWDHQDQVDNNEDEKLLENLRPHRNLKHLEVHQYKGVKFSSWVYSLINLVDLRIENCERCRYLPPLSHLPSLKSLMLAMMNDLEYISDKDMSKEVFASSTTLSATFFPSLKSLTIEECPNLKGWWGRTGRDLVATTSASTPDHKQDQSHNSLPLFPLLSSLWIRNCPEMTSMPLFPNLEERLYLNNVRFKPLQETMSVSSSSLSSSSPLSKLNEMELYSIEDIESLPAEWALHSLKELYIGNCPRLTSMSGAVRNLTSLCSLSIDNCEEFDPLRDMHDDGMEWRCLNCVRDLRFEGIPKMKSLPVGLQCISTLKELRIPNCPNLMTLPELTSLEFLWIKRCEPNLTSLLEISCLTSLQWLWIEDLPNLITFPESIRNPISLEKLYIDNCPNLTTLPDDGFLKSLRNLRIRKCPQLEEKYKNKIGKDFPNLEIIWATY from the coding sequence ATGGCCGAAGCAATCCTCTTTGGTCTTGTAcagaaaatgattgaaaatttgGGCTCTCAGACTTTCCAAGAGATTGGATCACTATGGGGTGTCAAAGGTGAGCttgaaaaaatcaagaacacTGTGTCCTCAATTCAAGCTGTACTTCTGGATGCAGCGGAGAAACAGAGTCATGACCATCAAGTCAAGGACTGGCTCCAAAAGCTCAACGATGCAGTTTATGATGCAGATGACTTGTTGAGTGAGTTTTCCACTGAAGCTATGCGGCGAAGAGCGGTGAGTGGGAATAAAGTCACAAAAGAGGTACGCACTTTCTTTTCAAAGTCAAACCAACTAGCTTTTCATGGTAAGATGAGTAGTAAAATAAAGGCAATGAGGCAAAAACTAAATGCGATAGCAGAAGATAGGAAAAACTTTCGCTTGGAAGAATACCATGTAGAGACAAATGTTGTGAGTAGGAAGAGGGAACCAACTCACTCGTTTGTACGTGAAGAAAAAGTTATTGGGAGGGAAGATGATAGAAAGGCTGTCATAGACCTATTATTGGACTCTAATGTAGAGGAGAATGTTTCGGTCATTCCCATTGTGGGGATCGGGGGCTTAGGGAAGACTACACTTGCTCAATACGTGTACAATGATGAGAAAGTCAAAAACTATTTTGAGTTAAAAATGTGGGTATGTGTGTCTGATATCTTTGAGttgaaaataattattgaaaaaataatagcaTCTGCTACAGGTAATGCACCTGGAAATCTGGAAATGGATCAATTACAAAGTCAAATTCGTGAAAAAATTGATCGAAAAAAGTATTTACTTGTATTGGATGATGTATGGAATGAAGATCGTGGAAAATGGCTTAActtgataaatattttaatgggtGGTTCAAAAGGAAGTAAGATTATAATAACCACTCGTAGTAAATTGGTTGCAAAGATTACACACACAGTTTCACCATATATTCTCAATGGTCTCTCCGAAGAACAATCATGGTCTTTATTTAAGCAAGTGGCATTTAGTAAAGGGCAAGTGGCCAATAATCCTACATTAGTTACAATTGGAAGGGAGATTGTAAAAATATGTCAAGGGGTACCCCTTGCCATAATGTCCATAGGAAATGTGCTATATTGTGAGGAAACAGCATCTGAATGGTTACTTGTGAAGGATAATTTACTAGCAAATGTAATTGAAGGAAATGAGATTTATCCAATTTTAAAGTTGAGTTATGATAATCTCCCATCACATTTAAAGAATTGTTTTGTCTTTTGCTCTTTGTTTCCCAAGGATTATGAAATGGATAAGGACACCGTGATACAACTATGGATAGCACAGGGGTTTATCCAATCAtcaaacaaaaaccaacaattAGAGGATGTTGGTGATAAGTACTTCAAAGATTTACTTTGGAGGTCTTTCTTTGAAGAAGTAATAGATTCATATGGACTCCTAAAATACAAGATGCATGATTTAATTCATGATCTTGCAGAATCTATCGCAGGCGAGGAGTGCAAGCTCCTTGATTTTCATGggaaaaatattaatgaaaaaaatcgTCATGTATCATGTCCATTTTTTATTGACTTGTCTTTTATTGAAACTTTAAAGTCATCGGTTAAATCAGACAAGATACGTACATTTCTTCAAACATGTGAAGGGTATAAATTTAATGCTTTGGATGAGTCAACGTTGAATACTCTTATTTTGAGTTTCAAACGCTTGCGTGCATTAGATTTACATGAATTGAAGATCACAAGAGTGCCAAATTCTATAGGGAAGCTAATGCATCTAAAGTACCTCGATCTTTCTTTTAATGAGGATATTGAAACTCTCCCTGATTCAATTACTACATTGTTGAATTTGCAAACATTAAAACTTTGTAGTTGTGAAGGTCTTAAAGAATTACCCAAAGACATAAGAGAATTGGTTAGCCTTAGACATCTTTATAATGATGGTTGTGATAATTTGAGTCATATGCCTTGTGGATTAGGGCAAATGACTTCACTTCAAACATTACCATTATTCATTGTGAGCACCTCCTCCCACACTGGTGGATTAGGTGAATTGAGGAAGCTAAACCTGCAAGGAACATTAGAGATCTCACATTTGGAACGGTTGGAAGAAACTAAATCAGAATCCATTGTTGTGAATTTAAGGGAGAAGCAACATCTtgaaaaattgatattaaaatGGGATCATCAAGATCAAGTAGATAATAATGAAGATGAGAAGTTATTAGAAAACCTCCGGCCACACCGAAATCTCAAACATTTGGAAGTGCATCAGTACAAGGGTGTGAAATTTTCAAGTTGGGTCTATTCTCTCATAAATCTTGTTGATTTAAGGatagaaaattgtgagagatgCCGATATCTGCCGCCATTATCTCATCTCCCCTCTTTAAAATCTCTAATGCTTGCTATGATGAATGATTTGGAGTACATATCCGATAAAGATATGAGTAAAGAGGTGTTTGCTTCATCCACAACATTATCAGCAACGTTCTTCCCATCTTTAAAGTCACTCACAATAGAGGAATGTCCTAATTTGAAGGGATGGTGGGGGAGAACAGGGAGGGATTTAGTCGCAACAACATCTGCGTCAACACCAGATCATAAACAAGATCAGTCTCACAACTCACTGCCTTTAtttcctcttctctcttctttgtgGATTCGTAATTGCCCTGAAATGACTTCCATGCCCCTGTTTCCCAATCTCGAAGAAAGGCTATATTTAAACAACGTCAGATTCAAGCCTTTGCAAGAGACAATGTCAGTTTCCTCCTCTTCATtatcctcttcttctcctctctccaAATTAAATGAGATGGAATTGTATTCTATAGAAGATATAGAGTCTCTTCCGGCTGAGTGGGCACTACATTCTCTCAAAGAACTATATATTGGGAATTGCCCTAGACTAACATCTATGTCTGGAGCGGTGCGTAATCTCACCTCCCTCTGTTCGCTATCAATTGACAATTGCGAGGAGTTCGATCCATTAAGAGACATGCATGATGATGGCATGGAATGGCGATGCCTCAATTGTGTCCGTGATTTACGTTTCGAAGGTATTCCGAAAATGAAGTCTCTCCCTGTGGGTCTTCAATGTATTTCCACCCTAAAAGAGCTCCGCATTCCAAACTGTCCAAATTTAATGACTTTGCCGGAACTCACCTCACTTGAATTTCTTTGGATTAAAAGATGCGAGCCTAATCTGACATCACTTCTTGAGATTAGTTGTCTCACTTCTTTACAGTGGCTGTGGATTGAAGACTTACCCAATTTGATTACTTTCCCCGAATCAATTAGGAATCCAATCTCACTTGAAAAACTTTACATTGACAACTGTCCCAATCTCACAACACTACCCGATGATGGTTTTCTCAAGTCTTTACGAAATCTGAGAATTCGTAAGTGTCCTCAGTTagaggaaaaatacaaaaataaaatcggAAAGGATTTCCCTAATTTGGAAATCATATGGGCAACGTATTGA